From a region of the Candidatus Omnitrophota bacterium genome:
- a CDS encoding acetyltransferase: MDAPLRFRASSTIWSRGCSLLYYGMARHLPSSIAPGGRWWKAIRAAVCRQLFASCGNDVNVETRAWFGSGRHLSLGDRSGIGVNASLHGTIIIGHDVMMGPDVVIYSQNHQFSRTDVPMNRQGFQPERPVIIGDDVWIGARAILLPGVTIGSGAIIGAGAVVTKDVPEQAIVVGNPARVVRSRTALVLQPA, from the coding sequence ATGGACGCACCTTTGCGATTCCGGGCTTCCTCTACGATCTGGTCTAGGGGGTGCTCTCTCCTGTATTACGGCATGGCCAGGCATCTGCCCTCATCGATAGCTCCGGGCGGACGCTGGTGGAAGGCGATCCGCGCAGCCGTCTGCCGGCAGCTGTTTGCCTCATGCGGAAACGATGTCAATGTGGAAACGCGCGCATGGTTCGGCTCGGGTCGTCACCTGTCGCTCGGCGATCGTTCAGGCATCGGGGTCAACGCGTCGTTGCATGGCACCATCATCATCGGCCACGACGTGATGATGGGGCCTGACGTGGTTATCTATAGCCAGAATCACCAATTTTCGCGAACCGACGTCCCGATGAACCGCCAAGGATTTCAGCCGGAGCGGCCGGTGATCATCGGCGATGACGTGTGGATCGGCGCGCGCGCCATTCTCTTGCCCGGCGTCACCATCGGATCCGGCGCGATCATCGGCGCCGGCGCCGTGGTCACTAAGGACGTCCCGGAACAGGCCATCGTGGTGGGAAATCCGGCACGGGTGGTGCGTTCTCGAACGGCATTGGTCCTGCAACCAGCATGA